In one window of Shewanella goraebulensis DNA:
- a CDS encoding M20/M25/M40 family metallo-hydrolase: MDFQLAALVLVLTATFAQSVTLALVMTQFFVRYLAQKVEFIRLTSAEIACNKPSLLKANISLLKPPALLPLIFTFAITGCATQNCGNNPVNHWSNQSQLLDDIRILSSKEFEGRKTATHGAELSREYIKQRFSELNLTPWQDDFDVPFTYRFNFSNKQGINLIATIKAQNETDRWRVITAHYDHLGKKGNKVFAGADDNASGVAAMLAIAEQWHAQGNQNVNLMLVATDAEETGLFGSYALVEQLMAATNMQVEISLNLDMIGNPSRPKAIYVEGEKNLTEFNQLKTQLQDYNQLCIRESRSRMKNGSMVKIDWLRASDHYPFHKVGIPWLYLGVPTHKQYHTIDDTIDTIDIGFLAAVTETAFELVSVNKQQIAFQ; the protein is encoded by the coding sequence ATGGATTTTCAATTAGCGGCTCTGGTGTTAGTTCTAACCGCCACATTTGCTCAGTCGGTAACGTTAGCATTAGTGATGACTCAATTTTTTGTGCGCTATTTAGCTCAAAAAGTTGAGTTTATTCGCCTTACATCAGCTGAAATAGCGTGCAATAAACCTAGCTTGCTCAAAGCAAATATCTCCCTTTTAAAACCACCCGCCTTATTACCGCTAATTTTTACTTTCGCCATAACTGGCTGCGCTACTCAAAATTGTGGCAACAATCCTGTTAATCATTGGAGTAATCAAAGTCAATTACTCGATGATATCCGCATTTTAAGCAGTAAAGAGTTCGAAGGTAGGAAAACCGCAACTCATGGCGCTGAACTTAGCCGAGAATATATCAAACAACGGTTTAGCGAGCTCAATCTCACTCCTTGGCAAGATGACTTCGACGTGCCCTTCACTTATCGATTTAATTTTTCCAATAAACAAGGCATTAATCTCATTGCCACCATCAAGGCTCAAAATGAAACCGATCGCTGGCGTGTAATCACCGCCCATTACGATCACTTAGGTAAAAAGGGCAACAAAGTCTTTGCTGGCGCTGATGATAATGCTTCTGGTGTTGCCGCAATGCTCGCTATAGCGGAGCAATGGCACGCACAAGGCAATCAAAACGTAAACTTGATGCTCGTCGCAACCGACGCTGAAGAGACAGGATTGTTCGGTTCGTACGCCCTAGTTGAACAGTTAATGGCGGCAACTAACATGCAAGTCGAAATATCGTTAAATCTCGACATGATTGGGAATCCCTCCCGCCCTAAAGCCATATATGTAGAAGGTGAGAAAAATTTAACTGAATTTAATCAGCTAAAAACTCAACTCCAAGACTATAATCAATTATGTATTCGAGAGAGCCGTTCACGAATGAAAAACGGCAGCATGGTAAAGATAGATTGGTTGCGTGCTTCGGACCATTATCCGTTCCACAAAGTTGGCATACCTTGGTTGTACTTAGGGGTTCCAACACATAAACAATATCACACCATCGACGATACAATAGATACAATCGATATTGGCTTTTTAGCGGCAGTTACAGAAACCGCATTTGAATTAGTCTCAGTGAATAAGCAACAAATTGCTTTTCAATAA
- a CDS encoding DEAD/DEAH box helicase, with the protein MSSDERTFRELGLSENLLRALDDLGYEKPTPIQSASIDPLMAGKDILGQAQTGTGKTGAFALPLLNSVDQKLNAPQILVLAPTRELAVQVAEAFGSYAKHMKGFHVLPIYGGQSMHQQLSALRRGPQVVVGTPGRVMDHMRRGTLKLDSLKALVLDEADEMLKMGFIDDIEWVLEHKPENSQLALFSATMPEQIKRVANKHLSDPVHISISTTNSTVKSIDQRFVQVSQHNKLEALVRVLEVENTEGIIIFVRTRNSCVELAEKLEARGYASSPLHGDMNQQARERAVEQLKRGKLDILIATDVAARGLDVERIGHVVNYDIPYDSEAYVHRIGRTGRAGRTGMAILFVTNREMRMLRTIERATSSRISPMKVPSPETVAERRLSRLGEQIQETINGDLDFMKNAVAELCQQLEIDTDLLAAALLQQVQAERPLQLPAIQERQRDSRDSRDRDNGRERPRRDSRGGRPQPTSFGSAEGLKDKPDVKMCRYVIEVGRDNGVGVGNIVGAIANEANIDSQFIGQIQLFDQVTSIDLPDGMPKDVLTHLRKVRVCGKPLNIKEASDTAFPEQSDRPRRPRNDRPRGDRPRGDRPRGDRPRGDRPRKPRDSE; encoded by the coding sequence ATGTCATCCGATGAAAGAACTTTCCGCGAACTTGGTTTATCCGAGAATTTGCTTCGTGCCCTTGACGATCTAGGTTACGAAAAACCAACTCCAATTCAGTCTGCAAGTATCGACCCGCTAATGGCTGGTAAAGATATTTTAGGTCAAGCTCAAACTGGTACTGGTAAAACAGGTGCTTTCGCACTGCCTTTACTAAACAGTGTTGACCAAAAGCTGAACGCTCCTCAAATCCTAGTGCTTGCACCAACTCGTGAACTTGCCGTTCAGGTTGCTGAAGCATTTGGTAGTTACGCTAAACACATGAAAGGCTTCCATGTACTACCTATTTACGGTGGTCAAAGCATGCATCAACAATTAAGTGCGCTACGTCGTGGCCCACAAGTTGTTGTTGGTACGCCTGGTCGTGTTATGGACCACATGCGTCGCGGTACATTAAAGTTAGATTCATTAAAAGCATTGGTGCTTGATGAAGCTGATGAAATGTTAAAAATGGGCTTTATCGACGATATCGAATGGGTATTAGAACATAAGCCTGAGAACAGCCAACTTGCACTTTTCTCTGCGACCATGCCAGAGCAAATTAAGCGCGTTGCTAACAAGCATTTATCAGATCCTGTTCATATTAGCATCTCAACCACTAACTCAACTGTTAAGTCTATTGACCAACGTTTTGTTCAAGTGTCTCAACACAACAAGCTTGAAGCTTTAGTTCGTGTATTAGAAGTTGAAAATACTGAAGGTATTATCATCTTCGTTCGTACTCGTAACAGCTGTGTTGAATTAGCTGAGAAACTAGAAGCCCGTGGTTATGCTTCATCGCCATTACATGGTGACATGAACCAACAAGCACGTGAGCGTGCTGTTGAGCAACTTAAGCGTGGCAAGCTAGATATCCTTATTGCTACTGACGTTGCGGCCCGTGGTCTTGACGTTGAACGTATTGGACACGTAGTAAACTACGATATCCCATATGATTCAGAAGCTTACGTACACCGTATTGGCCGTACAGGTCGTGCTGGTCGTACAGGTATGGCGATTCTTTTCGTAACAAACCGCGAAATGCGTATGTTACGTACCATTGAGCGTGCGACTTCAAGCCGCATTTCGCCAATGAAAGTACCAAGCCCTGAAACTGTTGCAGAGCGTCGTTTATCTCGTTTAGGCGAGCAAATCCAAGAAACCATTAACGGTGACTTAGATTTCATGAAGAACGCTGTTGCTGAGTTATGCCAACAACTTGAAATCGATACAGATTTACTTGCTGCGGCATTATTACAACAAGTTCAAGCTGAGCGTCCATTACAACTTCCTGCGATTCAAGAGCGTCAACGTGATTCTCGTGATAGCAGAGATCGTGACAATGGCCGTGAGCGCCCACGTCGTGATTCACGCGGTGGTCGTCCACAACCAACAAGCTTTGGTAGTGCTGAAGGCTTAAAAGATAAGCCAGATGTTAAGATGTGCCGCTACGTAATCGAAGTAGGTCGTGATAATGGTGTTGGTGTAGGCAACATCGTTGGTGCTATTGCTAACGAAGCAAACATCGATAGCCAGTTCATTGGTCAAATTCAATTATTTGATCAAGTAACTTCAATTGACTTACCAGACGGTATGCCAAAAGATGTTCTGACTCATTTACGTAAAGTACGTGTATGTGGCAAGCCTCTAAACATTAAAGAAGCTAGCGATACCGCTTTCCCTGAGCAAAGCGACCGTCCACGCCGTCCACGTAATGACCGCCCTCGTGGTGACAGACCTCGCGGCGATCGTCCACGCGGTGACCGTCCTCGCGGCGATCGTCCACGTAAGCCTCGCGATAGCGAGTAA
- a CDS encoding lipid A deacylase LpxR family protein: MLLNKPLFQYSIGAISLIITLLSAPTLAQGVAKSAAAKESQQLHAGTSNGDWVQFTFENDAFGLINTSDDDYSNGIEWSWGKAVVNDFDELVLPKWLQGLYGYSYLNHGSNRQYQISYSVSQRMYTPDDLQQAALIESDRPYSGTLLWGTKLRSYGDGVADNLSLTLGVVGPASFAEQTQKQVHEIIDAKEPMGWDNQLSNEPVFKVEAQRLYQLAYTPLSDNLEFDTVFHGNAGVGNLMSDVGAGMTFRLGNILSHSYAFVSQAASRSNNGYIVKSADELSWQVFVTFYGRYVFNDITIDGNTFTDSHSAELTQQQAMINMGFMLNWQNWGLSFSAIRGTEQYHDQPNKANFAAVNINYRF, from the coding sequence ATGTTACTAAATAAGCCTCTATTTCAATATTCTATTGGTGCTATCTCGCTGATCATCACATTGCTTTCTGCGCCAACGTTGGCACAGGGCGTAGCAAAAAGTGCTGCAGCTAAAGAGAGCCAGCAGCTCCATGCAGGTACCTCAAATGGAGATTGGGTTCAATTTACCTTTGAGAATGATGCATTTGGACTGATTAACACCAGTGATGATGACTATAGTAACGGCATAGAATGGAGCTGGGGCAAAGCTGTCGTCAATGACTTTGACGAGCTTGTATTACCTAAATGGCTGCAAGGTTTATATGGCTATAGTTATTTAAATCATGGCAGCAATAGACAATATCAAATTAGTTATAGCGTTTCTCAGCGCATGTATACACCGGATGACTTACAGCAAGCAGCATTGATTGAATCCGATCGTCCCTATTCTGGAACCTTACTATGGGGCACCAAATTACGAAGCTATGGTGATGGTGTGGCAGATAATTTAAGCCTCACATTGGGAGTAGTGGGCCCGGCATCTTTTGCTGAGCAAACTCAAAAACAAGTTCACGAAATCATTGATGCTAAAGAGCCAATGGGCTGGGATAATCAACTGAGCAACGAACCTGTGTTTAAGGTTGAAGCGCAGCGCCTTTACCAATTAGCGTACACACCTCTTTCTGACAACCTTGAATTTGATACTGTTTTCCACGGTAACGCTGGTGTAGGTAATTTAATGAGTGATGTAGGTGCTGGCATGACATTTCGGTTGGGGAATATTCTTTCTCATAGCTACGCCTTTGTTTCTCAGGCTGCATCAAGAAGCAATAATGGCTACATTGTTAAGTCGGCAGATGAGCTAAGTTGGCAGGTATTTGTTACCTTCTACGGCCGTTATGTATTTAACGATATCACTATCGACGGCAACACCTTTACAGACAGCCACTCAGCAGAGTTAACCCAGCAGCAAGCAATGATTAACATGGGCTTTATGCTTAATTGGCAAAACTGGGGATTAAGCTTTTCAGCTATTCGTGGCACTGAGCAGTATCACGACCAACCCAACAAAGCGAATTTTGCGGCAGTGAACATTAACTATCGCTTTTAA
- a CDS encoding DMT family transporter translates to MSHTRLGLIFVSVAVIFWGILPIALKLSGGFIDPVSLTWFRFLVAFVVTYFLQWRFGALRQFVDLSQGDWLRLSTAGILLMCNYTSFVYSLDYLSPGTAQLNFQTAPFYLAFGGALFFKERLTALQLTCFATLALGVLLFFHPSLDVSASNASQIGFGVLIVQFSVLSWTSYALLQKSLITKLSPNNVLLFIYGLGVLLMAPLSDFSQYKLMTNHQWLVIVFCAANTLIAYGCFGQAMKYWPTAQVSAMLALTPVLSFTANAVVVELGLWPNIFRADAIDIWSLLGIILIVGSVFMVQIWPLYQQKRLKSSKAFED, encoded by the coding sequence GTGAGTCATACCCGTTTAGGACTAATCTTTGTTTCGGTTGCCGTTATTTTTTGGGGCATTTTACCCATAGCGCTTAAGCTATCAGGTGGGTTTATTGATCCGGTTTCGCTGACTTGGTTTCGGTTTCTAGTCGCTTTCGTGGTGACGTATTTTTTACAGTGGCGCTTTGGTGCACTTAGGCAATTTGTTGATTTATCTCAAGGGGATTGGCTGCGGTTATCAACTGCGGGCATTCTGTTAATGTGTAATTACACCTCCTTTGTGTATTCATTGGATTATTTATCGCCGGGGACTGCACAACTTAATTTTCAAACTGCACCGTTTTATTTGGCATTTGGCGGCGCGTTATTTTTTAAAGAACGCTTAACAGCGTTGCAGTTAACTTGTTTTGCAACTTTGGCATTAGGGGTTTTATTGTTTTTCCATCCAAGCTTGGATGTATCGGCTTCCAATGCTAGTCAAATAGGCTTTGGCGTGTTAATCGTGCAATTTTCTGTACTATCTTGGACCAGTTATGCACTGCTGCAAAAGTCATTAATCACAAAATTGTCGCCAAATAATGTGTTGTTATTTATTTATGGCTTAGGTGTTTTATTAATGGCGCCATTAAGTGACTTTAGCCAATACAAGTTGATGACTAATCATCAATGGTTAGTCATCGTTTTCTGTGCCGCGAATACGCTTATAGCCTACGGATGTTTTGGGCAAGCGATGAAGTATTGGCCAACAGCACAAGTCAGTGCCATGTTAGCTCTGACGCCAGTGCTGAGTTTTACCGCTAATGCTGTGGTGGTTGAACTAGGATTATGGCCAAATATCTTTAGGGCTGACGCTATTGATATATGGTCGTTGTTGGGCATTATTTTAATTGTTGGTTCGGTATTTATGGTTCAAATCTGGCCTTTGTACCAACAAAAACGCCTTAAAAGCAGCAAGGCGTTTGAAGATTAA
- a CDS encoding phosphoribosylaminoimidazolesuccinocarboxamide synthase: protein MSLADSVLAINNDLPIRTDKPVHSGKVRSVYWLTDTDSRRLISDKGYDVPADTPLAIMVISDRISAFDCIFHGEGNLQGIPGKGAALNAISNHWFKLFAENGLADSHILDIPHPFVWIVQKARPIKVEAICRQYITGSMWRAYAKGEREFCGITLPEGLKKDQKLPELLITPSTKGILTGIPGVPEQDDVNISRADIEANVEAFGFEQASDIDLYEKLLKQGFKVISDALSSHDQMFVDTKFEFGYVDDKDGNSKLIYMDEVGTPDSSRIWDGAAYRDGKIVENSKEGFRQFLLNHFDDADILLNKDRMPEREALARDNDLPLEAMMNVSRTYTGVAEKVTGSSIKLPENPKADIIKVLRENYDLID from the coding sequence ATGAGTCTTGCTGATTCAGTTCTCGCAATTAACAATGATTTGCCTATCCGCACCGATAAACCGGTTCATAGCGGTAAAGTCCGCAGTGTTTATTGGCTAACAGATACTGATAGCCGTCGCCTTATTAGCGACAAAGGCTACGATGTCCCTGCTGATACGCCACTGGCTATCATGGTGATCAGTGACCGTATATCTGCGTTTGACTGTATTTTCCACGGTGAAGGTAACCTGCAAGGTATTCCCGGTAAAGGCGCGGCACTCAATGCGATTTCAAACCATTGGTTTAAGCTTTTTGCTGAAAACGGCTTAGCTGACAGCCACATCTTAGATATCCCACACCCATTTGTATGGATTGTTCAAAAAGCGCGTCCAATCAAAGTTGAAGCAATTTGTCGTCAATATATAACTGGCTCAATGTGGCGTGCATACGCTAAAGGTGAGCGTGAGTTTTGCGGAATAACATTGCCTGAAGGGCTAAAGAAAGATCAAAAATTACCTGAGCTACTGATTACGCCTTCAACGAAAGGGATTTTAACTGGAATCCCAGGTGTGCCAGAACAAGATGATGTTAATATTAGCCGCGCAGACATAGAAGCGAATGTTGAAGCATTTGGATTTGAGCAGGCTTCAGATATCGACTTATACGAAAAGCTTCTTAAACAAGGCTTTAAGGTTATTTCTGATGCTTTGAGTAGTCACGATCAAATGTTTGTCGATACTAAGTTTGAATTTGGTTATGTGGACGACAAAGACGGTAACTCAAAACTGATTTACATGGATGAAGTTGGCACACCAGATTCGTCACGTATTTGGGATGGCGCTGCTTACCGTGATGGCAAGATTGTGGAAAATTCTAAAGAAGGTTTCCGTCAGTTCTTACTTAACCATTTTGACGATGCTGACATATTATTAAATAAAGACAGAATGCCTGAGCGTGAAGCTTTAGCACGTGATAACGACTTACCACTAGAAGCGATGATGAATGTATCTCGTACCTATACTGGTGTTGCTGAAAAAGTCACAGGTAGCAGCATTAAGCTTCCTGAAAACCCTAAAGCCGATATCATTAAAGTCTTACGTGAAAATTACGACTTAATCGATTAG
- a CDS encoding DUF1624 domain-containing protein gives MNTMSPSVLKKRIDSIDIMRGIVMLIMLLDHVRERFFFHEQVSDPMMLDSTSTGLFLSRFAAHFCAPTFVFLTGVSAWLYSHPQHGPQRNGREFLMKRGLFIIALECTVITFQWMGNYDMIWLQVMWAIGISMLALAALIGLPRVWLAIIGLVIVFGHNALTPINFEPGEWGYTIWAILHDRGNILPNDFVGIRASYPVLPWIGVILLGYVMAPIYSASFDDAKRHKILIGLGLGCFAIFAILRGFNIYGETLDWQQGESLLMTLKSVFNVTKYPPSLAFLLVTIGGTLLCLRALEKVDPKYGKILSTFGSAPMFFYIVHLYLLLFMYQFAINVIGPNYGDLYGFIHIGWVWTVTVILAVLLYFPTKWFSQYKHQSKQAWIKYL, from the coding sequence ATGAACACTATGAGCCCGTCGGTGCTAAAAAAACGCATTGATAGTATCGATATTATGCGTGGTATCGTCATGTTGATTATGTTGTTAGATCATGTGAGAGAACGTTTCTTTTTCCATGAGCAGGTCAGCGATCCTATGATGCTAGACAGTACCAGTACGGGGCTGTTTTTAAGTCGCTTTGCGGCGCACTTTTGTGCGCCGACCTTTGTATTTTTAACGGGTGTTTCAGCATGGCTTTATAGTCATCCTCAACATGGCCCGCAGCGAAATGGGCGTGAATTCTTAATGAAACGCGGCCTATTTATCATCGCCCTAGAATGTACGGTCATTACCTTCCAGTGGATGGGTAATTACGACATGATTTGGTTACAGGTCATGTGGGCTATCGGTATTAGTATGCTAGCGCTAGCGGCATTAATAGGTTTGCCAAGAGTGTGGTTGGCAATTATTGGGTTAGTGATTGTATTTGGCCATAACGCATTGACGCCAATCAACTTTGAGCCAGGTGAGTGGGGCTATACGATTTGGGCAATACTGCATGATCGCGGTAATATTTTACCAAACGATTTTGTAGGTATTCGTGCAAGTTATCCGGTCTTGCCTTGGATTGGAGTGATTTTATTAGGCTATGTGATGGCGCCTATTTACAGCGCGAGTTTTGATGATGCTAAACGCCACAAAATTCTCATAGGGCTGGGTTTGGGGTGTTTTGCAATTTTTGCCATTTTACGTGGCTTTAATATTTATGGTGAAACCTTAGATTGGCAGCAAGGTGAAAGCTTATTGATGACATTAAAGTCGGTATTTAATGTGACTAAGTATCCACCGTCGTTAGCGTTTCTGTTGGTTACAATAGGTGGCACCTTATTGTGCTTACGTGCACTGGAAAAAGTCGACCCTAAGTACGGTAAAATATTATCGACCTTCGGTTCAGCACCGATGTTTTTCTATATTGTGCATTTATATCTATTGCTGTTTATGTATCAGTTCGCAATCAACGTTATAGGGCCTAACTATGGTGATTTATATGGCTTTATCCATATAGGTTGGGTATGGACGGTGACAGTGATTTTAGCGGTGTTACTGTACTTTCCAACTAAATGGTTTAGTCAGTATAAACACCAGAGCAAACAAGCTTGGATTAAATACTTATAA
- a CDS encoding TonB-dependent siderophore receptor produces the protein MKLSPIYLSILCAFSVIQCASAAENDVKDTPDETTNLEVIEVKGRYIQGYNAHSASGASRLDLAITDIPQSVSVITEAQMKDFQLTDINSVLDTATGINVERIETDRTYYTARGFDVTNFQIDGIGLPLTSGNNHADEDTAIYDRIEVIRGANGLMTGVGNPSATVNFIRKRPTVEDQLLISGTYGSDNNARLELDGSIAITDKVSARAVAVKHQQDSYLDRYEQDKNVLYAFIEAEITDNTTISLSHSYIDNDATGNNWGALPLYYTDGSATNYDRSTNTSADWSNWQVEKNNTVFEISHYFNADWRLRGTYSHKVTDEDTELFYVYGTPDKTTGLGLTGYGSEYDLDETTDLADLYVDGNFDLFGRNHQLVVGINHAELTYNDTSLYDYTTGNGFPAMPDLNDWDGNTPKPTFSDGLTGSDVRTKQQAAYFTGRFNLFEDMHLIAGGRYNTWEANGEAYSVDQETDASEFIPYLGMVYRFRPEVIAYASYTETFLAQKELDINDQMLDPVTGESKEIGIKSELFDGNLIASLAYFDVEQTNLATLDESTILLPPDQHRYVGADGINSKGFEIEFAGELYTGLQASIGYTDFEIKGDDVVADYTPEKLLKLAATYEFQNIEGLFFGVNMRWQDDTSRKQGIVADGFDNAGQEIITEQEAYAIVDLMAKYQFTDDIQLTVNANNITDEKYITSLYWAQGFYGAPANYSATLTWKL, from the coding sequence ATGAAACTTAGTCCCATATACTTGTCCATATTATGTGCTTTTAGTGTCATTCAGTGTGCTTCAGCGGCTGAAAACGATGTTAAAGATACTCCTGATGAAACTACGAACTTAGAAGTCATTGAAGTTAAAGGTCGCTACATCCAAGGCTATAATGCTCACTCTGCAAGCGGCGCATCGCGTCTCGATCTAGCGATTACCGATATTCCTCAATCTGTTTCGGTGATCACTGAAGCACAAATGAAAGACTTCCAGCTAACCGATATCAACTCTGTGCTAGATACCGCGACAGGCATCAATGTTGAACGGATTGAAACTGATAGAACATATTATACCGCACGCGGTTTTGACGTAACCAATTTCCAAATCGATGGTATTGGTTTACCGCTCACCTCGGGTAATAACCATGCTGATGAAGACACCGCAATTTATGACCGAATCGAAGTTATTCGTGGTGCAAATGGACTAATGACGGGAGTCGGTAATCCATCGGCAACAGTTAATTTTATTCGTAAACGTCCAACCGTCGAAGATCAATTATTAATATCAGGCACTTACGGCAGTGATAACAATGCCCGTCTTGAACTTGATGGCTCAATTGCCATTACAGATAAAGTGTCAGCCCGCGCCGTTGCCGTTAAGCACCAACAAGACTCTTACCTTGACCGTTACGAGCAAGATAAGAATGTCTTATATGCGTTTATCGAAGCTGAAATTACTGACAACACGACTATCTCATTGAGCCACAGCTACATTGATAACGATGCAACAGGCAATAACTGGGGCGCTTTACCCCTTTATTATACTGATGGAAGTGCAACCAACTATGATCGCTCAACCAACACTTCTGCTGATTGGTCAAATTGGCAAGTCGAAAAAAATAATACCGTATTTGAAATAAGCCACTACTTTAATGCTGACTGGCGTTTACGAGGAACTTATTCTCATAAAGTCACTGACGAAGATACCGAACTATTCTATGTTTATGGCACTCCAGATAAAACCACAGGCTTGGGCCTTACGGGTTACGGCAGTGAGTATGACCTAGATGAAACCACTGATTTAGCTGACTTATATGTTGATGGTAACTTTGATTTATTCGGTCGCAATCACCAACTTGTTGTCGGTATTAACCATGCTGAATTAACGTACAACGACACTTCGTTATACGACTACACCACAGGTAATGGTTTCCCTGCTATGCCAGATTTAAATGATTGGGATGGTAATACACCTAAGCCTACATTTAGCGATGGATTAACTGGCAGTGATGTTCGCACCAAACAACAAGCCGCTTACTTCACTGGTCGATTCAACCTATTTGAAGATATGCACTTAATTGCAGGTGGGCGTTATAACACTTGGGAAGCGAACGGCGAAGCCTACAGTGTTGACCAAGAAACTGATGCCAGTGAGTTTATTCCTTACTTAGGTATGGTGTATCGCTTTAGACCTGAGGTCATTGCTTACGCCAGTTACACAGAAACCTTCTTAGCCCAAAAAGAGCTTGATATTAATGATCAGATGCTAGATCCGGTCACAGGTGAAAGCAAAGAAATCGGGATCAAGAGTGAGTTATTTGATGGCAATCTGATAGCCAGCCTAGCTTATTTCGATGTGGAACAAACTAACTTAGCCACACTAGATGAATCTACAATTTTGCTTCCACCAGATCAACACCGTTATGTTGGTGCTGACGGAATTAACAGTAAAGGCTTTGAAATCGAATTTGCAGGTGAGCTCTACACAGGCCTTCAAGCCAGTATTGGTTACACAGATTTTGAAATTAAAGGCGATGATGTTGTTGCTGATTACACTCCAGAAAAACTATTAAAGCTAGCTGCAACTTACGAGTTTCAAAATATCGAAGGGTTATTCTTTGGTGTAAACATGCGCTGGCAAGATGATACTTCTCGTAAACAAGGCATCGTCGCAGATGGTTTCGATAATGCAGGACAAGAAATTATCACTGAACAAGAAGCCTATGCCATCGTTGATTTAATGGCTAAATATCAATTTACTGATGATATTCAATTAACTGTTAACGCCAACAATATAACCGATGAAAAATACATCACCAGCTTGTATTGGGCTCAAGGCTTTTATGGCGCTCCAGCAAATTACAGTGCAACATTAACCTGGAAACTTTAA
- a CDS encoding PepSY-associated TM helix domain-containing protein yields the protein MRKTLFKWHSYGALIAMLPLLIISITGSILVFKVEIDSLLRPAHMVVEADNTTERVSLDTLMQTTLDANPEYELGGWELFDDKQRSDAGYLIKRGTEDWEKIYINQYTGELLSQSQPMGHYITDWLLELHYTFLLEVKGAWVGFAAALIMLFLGISGIILYRRFWAKLFTMRIKAVRRILFSDIHKFIGILSSPILLIMAFTGGYWNIAGILHEINEHGDSGHVYITAPLHSPDISFETLRIQSSKEIPTYQAGYLAMPHEPDRNITFYGAVETNNPLNSEYSSIVSFDKTSGDLVQKQDIRDAGFLMVFLDSFRKLHFGYFGGLITRIIWCVVGLMPVILGFTGLYLYWSRRQQKVIAKRTRVAIDSQSAA from the coding sequence ATGAGAAAAACATTATTTAAGTGGCACTCTTATGGAGCGCTAATTGCTATGCTGCCGTTATTGATCATTTCAATAACCGGCAGCATTTTGGTTTTTAAAGTCGAAATAGATAGCCTGTTGCGTCCTGCCCACATGGTGGTTGAGGCAGACAATACAACCGAACGTGTCAGCCTAGATACACTGATGCAAACCACACTCGATGCTAATCCAGAGTACGAACTGGGAGGTTGGGAACTATTTGATGATAAGCAGCGTTCTGATGCGGGTTATTTAATAAAGCGCGGTACAGAAGATTGGGAAAAGATTTACATTAACCAGTACACAGGAGAGCTATTGTCTCAATCTCAACCTATGGGACATTACATCACCGATTGGTTATTAGAGCTGCATTATACGTTTTTGCTTGAAGTTAAAGGGGCTTGGGTTGGTTTTGCTGCAGCGTTAATTATGCTGTTTTTAGGTATTAGTGGCATTATTTTATATCGACGCTTTTGGGCTAAATTATTCACCATGCGCATCAAAGCTGTGAGGCGTATTTTATTTAGTGATATCCATAAGTTTATCGGTATTTTAAGCTCGCCAATTTTACTTATCATGGCGTTCACTGGTGGTTATTGGAATATCGCTGGCATATTGCATGAAATCAATGAGCATGGCGACAGCGGACACGTCTATATTACCGCCCCACTTCATAGCCCAGATATTTCGTTTGAAACCTTAAGAATACAAAGCTCAAAAGAGATCCCCACCTATCAAGCAGGGTATCTTGCAATGCCCCATGAGCCTGACCGAAATATTACTTTCTATGGTGCTGTAGAGACCAACAACCCTCTCAATAGCGAATACTCAAGTATTGTCAGCTTTGATAAAACCAGTGGTGACTTAGTCCAAAAACAAGATATACGTGATGCGGGCTTTCTGATGGTATTTCTAGATAGCTTTCGTAAACTACATTTTGGTTACTTTGGCGGGCTGATTACTCGCATAATCTGGTGTGTTGTAGGCCTAATGCCTGTTATTTTAGGCTTCACCGGTCTGTATTTATATTGGAGTCGTCGCCAACAAAAAGTCATAGCCAAACGCACCAGAGTGGCCATAGACTCCCAGTCAGCGGCTTGA